Within Thermus hydrothermalis, the genomic segment CGGAGGGGCATCCGTCTGAAACGCCTCCGCAAAGCGAACCCCCGCCTCGAGGCCCAGAAGCCGCCGCCGGGCCCGAAACTCCTCCAGGCTAAAGGGCCAGCGGTAAAACTCCCGGTAAAACTGAAAGACCGCCTCCGCCACCTCCTGGGTGGAGGTGGTGTCCACGTACACCCAGGGGCGGGCAAGCTCCTTCCGGGGGTAATGGTAGAGCCTTACGGGCTTCCGGTGGGCCTCCCCCACCAGCTTGGGGATGCGGCAAAGCTTCAAGGCGGAAAGCACCGCCTGGTGGGTGGCCCGGTGGTCGGGGTGGACATCCAGGGGGTCCCAGGTGAGGACGGCGTCGGGGCGGAACTCCGCCATGATCCGGGCCAGGGCCAAGGCCTCCTCCCTTCCCCCGGTGAGGAGGGTGTCGCCGAAGGGCAAAAAGCGGTGCTCGGCGCCGATAAGCCCCGCCACATGGGCCCCGTGCCCCTCCCGCACCCGCG encodes:
- a CDS encoding PIG-L deacetylase family protein is translated as MNLLAVFAHPDDEIGAAGTLALHARRGDRVMLVWMTKGELASQFGEAPPEEVARVREGHGAHVAGLIGAEHRFLPFGDTLLTGGREEALALARIMAEFRPDAVLTWDPLDVHPDHRATHQAVLSALKLCRIPKLVGEAHRKPVRLYHYPRKELARPWVYVDTTSTQEVAEAVFQFYREFYRWPFSLEEFRARRRLLGLEAGVRFAEAFQTDAPPAWPALP